In Zingiber officinale cultivar Zhangliang chromosome 1A, Zo_v1.1, whole genome shotgun sequence, a genomic segment contains:
- the LOC122028196 gene encoding NDR1/HIN1-like protein 6, with amino-acid sequence MLPAYSVDRFQVTSFDMSGTGTVRAAFNVTVTASNPNKGLGICYAHGSRLRVLYSGQTLCEGALPAFCQGHRNTSVLTVALAAGEAVELGSAKAEDLRRQEEEKTVPLEFEGEVPVRVTVVGAAKLWEVVSWVRCSLVVDSLNARQQIHMKSSSCKFSVHL; translated from the coding sequence ATGCTGCCGGCCTACTCGGTCGACCGCTTCCAAGTCACCTCCTTCGACATGTCCGGGACCGGCACCGTGCGCGCCGCCTTCAACGTGACGGTAACTGCGTCGAACCCCAACAAGGGGCTCGGCATCTGCTACGCCCACGGCTCGCGCTTGCGCGTCCTCTACTCGGGCCAAACCTTGTGCGAGGGGGCGCTGCCGGCGTTCTGCCAGGGGCACCGCAACACGTCGGTGCTGACGGTGGCATTGGCGGCGGGGGAGGCGGTGGAGCTGGGAAGCGCCAAGGCGGAGGATCTGCGGCGGCAGGAGGAGGAGAAGACGGTGCCGCTGGAGTTCGAAGGGGAGGTTCCGGTGAGGGTGACGGTGGTCGGAGCGGCGAAGCTGTGGGAGGTGGTCTCGTGGGTAAGGTGTAGCTTGGTGGTCGATAGCTTAAACGCTCGTCAGCAGATCCATATGAAGAGCAGCAGCTGCAAGTTTAGTGTTCATCTCTGA